From a single Adhaeribacter swui genomic region:
- a CDS encoding T9SS type A sorting domain-containing protein yields the protein MKKLFTQLSWRHKVRQKNIRWYCSSAILFVCFSFSNLASAQTKIWDKTYGGSDQDLLRSAQQTQDGGYILGGNSNSEAGGDKTEGRKGRYDVANYWIVKLKADGTKEWDKTIGGQDRDGLSQVQQTTDGGYILGGSSQSRKSADKSEGNKGPLYTTDYWVVKLDKNGKKIWDKTIGGNQGDGLTSLQQTTDGGYIVGGYSSSPVSGNKTSASKGAADYWLVKLKADGTKEWDKSFGGNADDLLYAVQQTPDGGYLLGGNSISGLSGDKTTAASGGWLVKVNANGTKEWDKTITNFSISSLLLTTDNNYLLGGTSISKATYSDYRVIKLKPNGSTIWGKTISGNNQDHLASVQPTQDGGYLLGGSSNSDAGFDKREKLLSSSIYPDDSPVSDYWIVKLKADGTKEWDKTIGGKYEEQLATAFQSREGQYILAGYSESERNGDKSEFSRGIGDYWVVKLDNNNKVGKEQFITFKTIPNQDLVNSPITLQATATSGLPVSYRVVSGPATVKNKQLTLTGTGNVTIKAQQTGNATYDVAREVFQSFEIIDSPVKQVWNKTYGGVVTITPQMPDSECNDFGTSNFSTMVATPDGGYLLGGSSDSKKGGDKSEDLKGPNRGCAYPFSNGGTLDYWLVKVDANGRRLWDKTYGGDGWEELASIVATPDGGYLLGGVSESGISGDKSEACKSPNNCFDFWLIKIDANGNKLWDKSIPRLGRLRLADLITTLDGGYLMSTSEYSVLKLDGKGNTVWEKTLPGGWFGGFKTLLATPDGGYLLGGDLNSTDPDITNSGEGLDYWLVKLDSKGNKLWDKTYGGNAADGIYDIVATPDGGYLLGGTSSSSISGNKSSVSKGGNDYWIVKIDASGKKLWDKSLGGSSGERLVDMAVTPDGGYLLGGDSQSDISGDKSETRRGKTYENDYWIVKLDGTGQKLWDKTFGGNGTQEQFKALIANPDGSYLLGGTTDSPEGGDRQEPLKGLVDYWVIKIKDKEPPVTTTWNLRYGGTGTDNLTALIATQDGGYLSAGYTNSGANGDKSQPSQGKNDYWIVKSDAAGKKQWDKSYGGSGDDYLNQVIQTMDGGYLLAGSSLSGKSGDKSQASRGGRDYWIVKVDKQGNKEWDKRYGGTGNEELKKVIQLASGRYLLVGNSNSPVSGDKSKASQGDQDYWIVKINSDGQKAWDRCYGGNGEDLAEDAALLPNGDLLVGGSSTSGSGGDHTQGNRGASDYWALRLDGNGIKVWDRTFGGAREDKLMAVGTTTTGNLYLAGTSTSKNSGDKSQTSAGGSDYWFLELNNAGSKLWDKTYGGSKDEELRAVQVTSDGGYLLAGSSTSGVSGDKTQASQGGKDYWVVKIDPAGKVLWDQRQGGSDTEELRAALLTSDNGYLLAGRSNSGVSGDRSQPSQGLTDYWLVKIAAPASSIVATRTVSFTGEPGAELTTVTAYPNPFQQQVTIRFTLPETQIATLCILDGQGKVVATLFQAEAQANQPYQLEWQADKQEAGMYFLHLQTPTGQSTHKLLLSK from the coding sequence ATGAAAAAACTTTTTACCCAACTTTCTTGGCGCCATAAGGTGCGCCAGAAAAATATCAGGTGGTATTGTTCCAGTGCTATCCTTTTTGTTTGTTTTAGTTTCTCCAACTTAGCTAGCGCCCAAACTAAAATCTGGGATAAAACTTACGGCGGCTCTGATCAAGATCTACTTCGCTCTGCCCAGCAAACCCAGGATGGGGGCTATATTTTAGGAGGAAACTCGAACTCCGAAGCGGGTGGTGACAAAACCGAAGGCAGAAAAGGCCGTTACGATGTGGCAAATTATTGGATCGTAAAACTAAAAGCCGATGGCACCAAAGAATGGGATAAAACCATTGGTGGTCAGGATCGGGATGGTTTATCCCAAGTACAACAGACTACGGATGGTGGTTATATTTTAGGTGGTTCATCGCAATCGCGCAAGAGTGCCGATAAGTCTGAGGGTAACAAAGGACCTCTTTATACCACTGATTACTGGGTTGTAAAACTAGATAAAAATGGGAAGAAAATATGGGATAAAACCATTGGCGGTAATCAAGGAGATGGACTAACGTCTCTGCAACAAACTACGGATGGCGGCTATATTGTGGGTGGTTATTCTAGCTCCCCGGTATCTGGCAACAAAACCTCGGCCAGTAAAGGCGCCGCCGATTACTGGCTTGTAAAATTAAAAGCCGATGGCACCAAAGAATGGGATAAATCATTTGGTGGTAATGCCGACGATCTATTATATGCGGTGCAACAAACTCCAGATGGCGGTTATCTTTTAGGAGGTAATTCTATTTCCGGATTAAGCGGTGATAAAACCACAGCGGCTTCGGGAGGCTGGCTTGTGAAGGTAAATGCCAATGGGACCAAAGAATGGGATAAAACTATAACCAATTTTTCCATTTCTTCTCTTCTTTTAACCACCGATAACAACTATTTACTGGGGGGCACTTCTATTTCGAAAGCTACCTACAGCGATTACCGGGTAATTAAGTTAAAACCCAATGGCAGCACCATCTGGGGAAAAACCATATCTGGTAATAACCAGGATCATTTAGCTTCGGTGCAACCAACCCAGGATGGCGGTTATTTATTAGGGGGATCTTCTAACTCCGACGCGGGCTTCGATAAAAGAGAAAAACTTTTGAGTAGTTCTATCTACCCCGATGATTCTCCGGTTAGCGATTACTGGATTGTAAAACTAAAAGCTGATGGCACCAAAGAATGGGATAAAACTATTGGCGGGAAGTATGAGGAGCAGTTAGCTACCGCTTTTCAATCCCGCGAGGGCCAGTACATATTAGCTGGCTATTCTGAATCTGAACGGAACGGTGATAAATCGGAGTTTTCCCGTGGTATAGGAGATTACTGGGTGGTAAAACTGGATAACAACAACAAGGTTGGTAAAGAGCAATTTATTACCTTCAAAACCATCCCCAACCAAGATCTAGTTAACTCCCCTATTACCCTGCAAGCTACTGCTACTTCCGGCTTACCGGTTAGCTACAGGGTGGTGTCCGGCCCGGCTACGGTAAAAAACAAGCAGCTTACTTTAACAGGCACAGGTAATGTTACGATAAAAGCGCAACAAACTGGTAACGCTACTTACGATGTTGCTCGGGAAGTTTTTCAAAGTTTTGAAATAATTGATTCACCGGTAAAGCAAGTCTGGAATAAAACCTACGGTGGTGTTGTCACCATTACGCCTCAAATGCCCGATTCAGAGTGTAATGATTTTGGCACTTCCAACTTTTCTACCATGGTAGCTACACCGGACGGCGGTTATCTGCTGGGCGGCAGCTCCGATTCTAAAAAAGGAGGCGACAAAAGCGAAGACCTAAAAGGTCCAAACAGAGGCTGTGCCTATCCTTTTTCTAACGGGGGAACTCTGGACTATTGGCTCGTAAAAGTGGATGCAAATGGCCGACGGTTATGGGATAAAACTTACGGGGGCGATGGCTGGGAGGAGCTGGCCAGCATAGTAGCTACTCCGGATGGGGGTTATTTATTAGGTGGCGTATCGGAATCTGGCATAAGCGGTGATAAAAGCGAAGCCTGCAAGAGTCCAAATAATTGTTTCGATTTCTGGTTGATTAAAATAGATGCCAACGGCAACAAATTGTGGGACAAGAGTATACCGCGCTTAGGACGACTGCGGCTGGCCGACCTAATTACTACACTTGATGGAGGATATTTAATGAGTACTTCTGAATACTCCGTTTTAAAATTAGATGGTAAAGGCAATACTGTTTGGGAAAAAACCTTGCCTGGTGGCTGGTTTGGTGGATTTAAAACTCTGCTCGCCACTCCGGATGGCGGTTATTTACTGGGCGGGGATCTCAATTCTACGGATCCGGATATCACCAACTCGGGTGAAGGTCTTGATTATTGGCTCGTTAAGCTGGATAGCAAGGGCAACAAGCTGTGGGATAAAACCTACGGCGGCAATGCCGCTGACGGAATCTATGATATAGTTGCTACTCCAGATGGAGGTTATTTACTCGGAGGCACTTCTAGTTCTTCCATTAGCGGCAATAAAAGTTCCGTTAGCAAAGGTGGCAATGATTATTGGATAGTTAAAATTGATGCTTCCGGTAAAAAGCTCTGGGATAAATCATTGGGGGGTAGTTCGGGTGAAAGATTAGTAGATATGGCGGTTACTCCAGATGGTGGTTATTTATTGGGGGGTGATTCCCAATCCGATATATCTGGTGATAAAAGTGAAACAAGGCGAGGTAAAACCTATGAAAACGATTACTGGATAGTAAAACTGGATGGCACAGGTCAGAAACTTTGGGATAAAACTTTTGGTGGGAATGGCACCCAAGAACAATTTAAAGCATTAATCGCAAATCCGGATGGCAGCTATTTGCTGGGCGGCACCACAGATTCCCCCGAGGGCGGCGATCGGCAAGAACCTCTGAAAGGATTAGTAGATTACTGGGTAATCAAGATAAAAGATAAAGAACCACCGGTTACCACCACCTGGAACCTGCGCTACGGCGGCACGGGCACCGATAACCTTACCGCCCTCATTGCTACCCAGGATGGCGGTTACCTCTCGGCTGGTTACACCAACTCCGGCGCAAACGGCGACAAATCCCAACCTAGCCAAGGTAAAAACGACTACTGGATCGTAAAAAGCGATGCTGCCGGTAAAAAACAATGGGATAAAAGCTACGGTGGCTCCGGTGATGATTACCTCAACCAGGTGATCCAGACTATGGATGGTGGCTACTTACTGGCCGGTTCTTCCCTCTCGGGTAAGTCGGGGGATAAAAGCCAGGCTAGTCGCGGCGGCCGCGATTACTGGATCGTAAAAGTAGATAAACAAGGCAACAAAGAGTGGGACAAACGCTATGGTGGCACCGGTAATGAGGAGCTCAAGAAAGTTATCCAACTAGCTTCGGGCCGCTACCTCTTAGTGGGTAACAGCAACTCCCCCGTAAGCGGCGACAAAAGCAAAGCCAGCCAAGGGGATCAGGATTACTGGATTGTAAAAATTAACTCCGATGGCCAGAAAGCCTGGGACCGCTGCTACGGCGGCAACGGCGAAGACTTAGCCGAAGACGCAGCGCTCCTACCGAACGGTGACTTGCTGGTGGGGGGCAGCTCTACTTCGGGCTCCGGAGGAGACCACACCCAAGGCAACCGCGGTGCCAGTGATTACTGGGCCTTGCGTTTAGATGGCAACGGCATTAAAGTCTGGGACCGGACCTTTGGCGGCGCCCGGGAAGACAAGTTAATGGCAGTGGGTACTACAACTACCGGCAACCTGTATTTGGCGGGTACGAGTACTTCAAAAAACAGCGGCGATAAAAGCCAGACCAGTGCGGGGGGCAGCGATTACTGGTTCCTGGAACTAAACAACGCGGGGAGCAAACTGTGGGATAAAACCTACGGTGGCTCCAAAGACGAAGAACTCCGTGCCGTACAGGTAACCAGTGATGGCGGCTACTTGCTGGCGGGTTCTTCTACTTCCGGAGTAAGTGGCGATAAGACCCAAGCCAGTCAGGGGGGCAAGGATTACTGGGTCGTCAAAATTGATCCAGCGGGGAAAGTACTGTGGGACCAAAGACAAGGAGGCAGCGACACGGAAGAACTGCGCGCCGCGCTACTGACCAGCGATAACGGGTATTTGCTGGCGGGCCGCTCCAACTCCGGGGTAAGTGGTGACCGCTCGCAGCCTAGCCAAGGATTAACTGATTACTGGCTCGTGAAAATAGCCGCACCTGCTTCCAGTATAGTAGCAACCAGAACAGTTAGCTTCACCGGAGAACCCGGCGCGGAACTTACAACAGTAACGGCTTACCCGAACCCCTTCCAGCAACAGGTAACCATCCGCTTTACTTTACCCGAAACCCAAATTGCTACCCTATGCATACTCGATGGCCAAGGCAAAGTAGTAGCTACGCTATTCCAAGCAGAAGCTCAAGCCAACCAACCTTACCAGCTAGAATGGCAAGCGGATAAACAAGAAGCGGGTATGTATTTCTTGCACCTGCAAACCCCAACCGGGCAAAGCACCCACAAACTACTCTTGAGTAAGTAA
- a CDS encoding T9SS type A sorting domain-containing protein, which translates to MKKTSTHLPWRLGLVVTRSGGLHLCALLIILLNFTPLAQAQKIIWDKTIGGSDNDILAVVQQTADGGYILGGTSNSGKSGDKTQDSLAGFYGRDFQGDYWIVKLKPDGTKDWDKTYGGGGQDKLAAVIQTRDGGYILAGTSNSYKSGDKSQDNYKSEYGFGSDYWIVRIKGDGSKLWDKTIGGTEDEELVSIQQTQDGGFILGGTSSSGISGDKTQASKGNSDYWIVKLNADGSKAWDKTLGGKDVDYLGAVQQTSDGGYILGGYSESGKTGDKSEARQGYTDYWIIKLNADGNKVWDKTLGANKDDQLHALQQTSDGGYIVGGSTYSGKSGDKSEVSRGGEDFWIIKLSVNGNKVWDKTIGGNNSEKISSVQQTPDGGYLVGGTSYSGKGGDKTEDRLGYWIVKIDNAGTKTWDRVISSQGGDNLSSVILTADGNYLLGGTSYSRISGDKSEDNRDKLFYNRATSDFWVVKVDNQIRKNQNLIFPEIPTKTTTDAPFTLSAKTSANLPVTFTIISGPAVVKGNKLTLTGAGNVIIKATQAGNATYNPVVTTRTFTVLLASQQQDFTYGGNRADTLTTMLVTPEGGYLLAGTSASGISGDKTQASQDTTDFWLVKTDATSKKLWDKNFGGNGVDKPTVLVATPDGGYLLGGSSTSGISGQKSQANKGKSDYWIIKLDAQGEKQWDKTYGGNAQDQLTAILITPEGYLLGGTSNSGISGDKTQDSIGETDFWVIKTDLQGKVLWDKTYGGNKADVLVSMLATPNGYLLGGTSASGTSGDKSQINRTLADYWIILINKQGIKQWDKTYGGLVVVDDYEGYTYSNVSSELQSIVPTPDGGFLLGGNSNAAKGGEKSVERPPIYSNYSRILTPDFWVIKIDAQGKKLWDKIYGGVMGTLEVGFDPTYDVNIGVSSLSKIVPLPEGGYLLAGTSNAKAGAEKSESFQRNSEIIYSTTEVNDYWILKIDEQGNTLGDKTIGGYNNDKLTTAVLAPSGDYVLGGTSFSDIGADKSATNQGIADFWLVQVKDGSRPAPAAWNLRYGGNGRDHLTSTIKTRDGGYLSAGYTNSGVSGDKTQNSQGKNDYWIVKSDAAGNKLWDKRYGGSGDDYLNRVIQTRDGGYLLAGSSVSGKSSDKTEASKGKRDYWLVKVDAQGTTEWDKTLGGSGYDELKKVVELASGEYVLGGYSNSPVSGDKTQPNQGGTDYWLVKLAHNGTKLWDKTYGGTQDEILGSFTETTDGGFLLAGSSSSAMSGDKSQASKGASDYWIVKTDPTGSLVWEKTYGGSGQDEAYSVATSGTEFFIAGTSSSGKSGDKSQESKGGKDYWLIKLDQKGNKLWDRTYGGDQDDELRASSASINGGLVLAGFSYSNNSGNKSQNSQGESDYWIVQVDAEGNPIQDQRYGGSGKDELRTVTHTPDGGLLLAGRSNSDASGDRSQPSQGSTDYWLVKIAAPASSIVATRTVSLTEEPGAELTTVTAYPNPFQEKVTVSFTLPQTQIATLRILDSQGKAVATLFQQEAQAQQPYEVEWQASKQEAGMYFLQLQTPTDQSTRKLLLSK; encoded by the coding sequence ATGAAAAAAACATCAACCCATTTACCCTGGCGTTTAGGACTTGTAGTAACCCGGAGCGGAGGCTTACACCTTTGCGCTCTGCTGATAATTCTTTTAAATTTTACGCCATTAGCCCAAGCCCAAAAAATAATCTGGGATAAAACTATTGGCGGATCCGACAACGATATTTTAGCCGTAGTTCAACAAACTGCCGACGGCGGCTACATTCTGGGAGGAACTTCCAATTCAGGTAAGAGCGGCGACAAAACGCAAGACAGCCTGGCTGGATTTTATGGGCGAGATTTCCAAGGTGATTATTGGATTGTTAAACTGAAACCCGATGGCACTAAAGATTGGGATAAAACCTATGGTGGTGGTGGTCAAGATAAGTTAGCTGCGGTTATTCAAACCAGGGACGGCGGCTATATTTTAGCAGGTACCTCTAATTCTTACAAATCCGGCGATAAAAGTCAAGACAATTATAAGTCAGAGTATGGATTCGGCAGTGATTATTGGATCGTGCGGATTAAGGGGGATGGCAGTAAACTCTGGGATAAAACTATCGGGGGTACAGAAGACGAAGAATTAGTATCCATCCAACAAACCCAGGATGGGGGTTTTATTTTGGGGGGCACTTCCTCCTCCGGCATCTCCGGCGATAAAACACAAGCTTCTAAAGGCAATTCGGACTATTGGATTGTAAAACTAAATGCCGATGGTAGTAAAGCCTGGGATAAAACCCTAGGCGGAAAGGATGTTGATTATCTAGGCGCGGTGCAACAAACCAGTGACGGGGGTTATATCCTGGGAGGCTACTCTGAGTCAGGTAAAACCGGCGATAAGTCCGAAGCTCGTCAAGGATATACAGATTATTGGATTATAAAGCTAAATGCCGATGGTAATAAAGTCTGGGATAAAACTTTAGGCGCTAATAAAGATGACCAGTTACATGCGCTGCAGCAAACCAGTGATGGCGGCTACATTGTGGGAGGAAGCACTTACTCCGGTAAAAGCGGGGACAAATCAGAAGTTAGCCGAGGAGGTGAAGATTTCTGGATTATTAAGCTAAGCGTAAATGGCAATAAGGTTTGGGATAAAACTATTGGAGGTAATAATTCAGAAAAGATTAGCTCCGTTCAACAAACCCCGGATGGAGGTTATCTTGTGGGCGGCACTTCTTACTCCGGCAAAGGTGGCGATAAAACTGAAGACCGCCTCGGTTACTGGATAGTTAAGATAGATAATGCCGGTACTAAAACCTGGGACAGGGTTATAAGCAGCCAAGGTGGTGATAATTTGAGTTCTGTAATACTGACGGCGGATGGCAATTACCTGTTAGGCGGCACTTCTTACTCTCGAATTAGTGGCGATAAATCTGAAGACAACCGGGATAAATTATTTTATAACCGGGCCACCAGTGATTTCTGGGTAGTAAAAGTTGATAACCAAATCCGGAAAAATCAGAACTTAATTTTCCCCGAAATACCTACTAAAACCACAACCGATGCCCCTTTTACCCTTTCGGCCAAAACTAGCGCCAACCTACCTGTTACCTTTACAATAATCTCGGGGCCAGCAGTAGTAAAAGGTAATAAGCTCACCCTAACCGGCGCTGGCAATGTCATTATAAAAGCAACGCAGGCAGGTAACGCTACCTACAATCCAGTAGTAACTACACGCACTTTTACGGTGCTACTGGCCAGCCAACAACAGGATTTTACCTACGGCGGCAACCGGGCAGATACCTTAACTACCATGCTGGTAACCCCAGAAGGCGGTTATTTACTGGCCGGCACCTCGGCTTCCGGCATCTCCGGCGATAAAACCCAGGCTTCCCAGGATACCACCGACTTTTGGCTGGTAAAAACCGATGCCACGAGTAAGAAACTCTGGGACAAAAATTTTGGCGGCAACGGAGTAGATAAACCAACGGTTCTGGTAGCTACTCCGGATGGCGGTTATTTACTGGGCGGCAGTTCTACCTCAGGTATTTCCGGCCAAAAGAGTCAGGCTAATAAAGGCAAGTCTGACTACTGGATTATCAAACTCGATGCCCAAGGCGAGAAACAATGGGATAAAACTTACGGCGGCAACGCGCAAGACCAGTTAACGGCTATTTTGATTACTCCAGAGGGTTATCTGCTGGGCGGTACCTCTAATTCGGGTATCTCCGGTGATAAAACCCAAGATAGCATAGGTGAAACAGATTTTTGGGTAATAAAAACTGATCTTCAAGGGAAAGTACTTTGGGATAAAACTTACGGTGGTAATAAAGCCGATGTTCTGGTATCCATGCTGGCTACCCCTAACGGCTACTTACTAGGCGGCACCTCCGCCTCGGGTACTTCCGGCGATAAAAGCCAAATTAACCGGACCTTGGCTGATTACTGGATTATTCTAATAAATAAACAAGGCATAAAGCAATGGGATAAAACCTACGGCGGTTTAGTTGTAGTGGATGATTATGAAGGTTATACTTATTCTAATGTTTCTTCCGAACTGCAGAGTATCGTACCTACTCCCGATGGTGGCTTTTTGTTAGGTGGCAATTCCAATGCGGCAAAAGGTGGCGAGAAAAGCGTAGAAAGACCGCCAATTTACTCCAATTACAGCCGTATTTTAACCCCTGACTTTTGGGTTATAAAAATAGATGCGCAAGGTAAAAAACTATGGGATAAAATCTATGGAGGAGTTATGGGCACACTTGAAGTAGGATTTGATCCCACTTACGACGTCAATATTGGCGTAAGCAGTTTAAGTAAGATTGTACCCTTACCCGAAGGCGGCTATTTACTAGCTGGTACTTCTAACGCCAAGGCCGGGGCAGAAAAAAGTGAATCCTTCCAACGGAATAGCGAAATTATCTACAGCACAACGGAAGTAAACGACTACTGGATTTTAAAAATTGACGAACAAGGCAACACTTTAGGCGATAAAACCATTGGCGGCTATAACAACGATAAACTAACTACCGCTGTACTGGCTCCCAGCGGCGATTATGTACTCGGCGGTACATCTTTCTCGGATATAGGAGCCGACAAAAGCGCCACTAACCAAGGCATAGCCGACTTCTGGCTGGTACAAGTAAAAGATGGCAGCCGCCCGGCGCCTGCAGCCTGGAACCTGCGCTATGGCGGCAACGGCAGGGATCATCTCACTTCTACTATTAAGACCCGAGATGGGGGTTACTTAAGCGCGGGCTACACCAACTCCGGGGTCAGCGGCGACAAAACCCAGAACAGCCAGGGTAAAAACGACTACTGGATTGTCAAATCGGATGCTGCCGGCAACAAACTCTGGGACAAACGCTACGGCGGCTCCGGTGATGATTACCTCAACCGGGTCATCCAAACCCGGGACGGGGGCTACTTACTGGCTGGCTCTTCTGTATCAGGCAAGAGCAGCGACAAAACGGAAGCTAGTAAAGGCAAGCGCGACTACTGGCTGGTGAAAGTAGATGCGCAAGGCACGACAGAATGGGATAAAACCTTGGGCGGCTCAGGGTACGACGAACTTAAGAAAGTAGTCGAGCTCGCTTCGGGCGAGTACGTGCTGGGTGGCTACAGCAACTCCCCCGTGAGTGGGGATAAAACCCAGCCCAACCAAGGCGGAACCGATTACTGGCTGGTAAAACTTGCCCATAACGGTACGAAGCTCTGGGATAAAACTTACGGCGGCACTCAAGACGAAATACTTGGTAGCTTTACGGAAACAACGGATGGCGGCTTTTTACTGGCGGGTAGCTCCTCCTCGGCCATGAGTGGGGATAAAAGCCAGGCTAGTAAAGGAGCCAGTGACTACTGGATCGTGAAAACTGATCCGACCGGCAGCTTAGTCTGGGAGAAAACCTATGGCGGCAGCGGCCAAGATGAAGCGTATTCGGTAGCCACCAGCGGCACGGAGTTCTTTATCGCGGGCACTTCCAGTTCCGGTAAAAGCGGCGACAAAAGCCAGGAAAGTAAAGGCGGTAAAGACTACTGGTTAATCAAACTCGATCAGAAAGGCAATAAACTTTGGGACAGAACTTACGGGGGCGACCAAGACGATGAACTCCGGGCCAGTTCTGCTAGCATAAATGGCGGGCTGGTCTTAGCTGGTTTTTCTTATTCTAATAACAGCGGCAACAAAAGCCAAAATAGCCAGGGCGAGAGTGATTACTGGATCGTGCAAGTAGATGCGGAAGGCAACCCAATACAAGACCAACGTTATGGCGGTAGCGGGAAAGACGAACTCCGGACCGTGACCCATACTCCCGATGGCGGTTTGCTCTTAGCTGGCCGCTCCAACTCCGATGCCAGTGGTGACCGCTCCCAGCCGAGTCAAGGCAGTACCGATTACTGGCTCGTGAAAATAGCCGCACCTGCTTCCAGTATAGTAGCAACCAGAACGGTTAGCTTAACCGAAGAACCCGGCGCGGAACTTACAACAGTAACGGCTTACCCCAACCCCTTCCAGGAAAAAGTAACCGTAAGCTTTACCCTGCCCCAAACCCAAATTGCTACCCTACGGATACTCGATAGCCAAGGCAAAGCAGTAGCTACGTTGTTTCAGCAAGAAGCCCAAGCCCAGCAGCCGTATGAAGTAGAATGGCAAGCCAGTAAGCAAGAAGCTGGTATGTATTTCTTGCAGCTGCAAACGCCTACTGACCAAAGCACGCGCAAACTACTCTTGAGTAAGTAA